Proteins from a genomic interval of Bacillus sp. 2205SS5-2:
- a CDS encoding spore coat protein, whose translation MKSQSNQTNGSMHGNHEVYNLHEILSGLINIVDFLTIAREFVQLNELKILVNHQHQYILSHYHAIVTMLEQQQTTMINTKYERLNKGSVVFGETSAIPKFPVKEFAEINDEKFSGQMLGLMKSMSSLLTVSTLEIANPTFRTLLAQSVPDYIDMAYDLFLFQNQHNFYPVTVNIDTVQALVKNYSSIPSSQLK comes from the coding sequence TTGAAAAGTCAAAGTAACCAAACAAATGGATCTATGCATGGAAATCATGAAGTATATAATCTTCATGAAATACTCTCTGGGTTAATTAATATTGTAGATTTTTTAACCATTGCAAGAGAATTCGTACAATTAAATGAATTAAAGATCCTTGTTAATCACCAACATCAGTACATTTTGTCGCATTATCACGCCATTGTCACCATGCTTGAACAACAACAAACTACAATGATCAATACAAAATACGAACGGTTGAACAAGGGATCAGTAGTGTTCGGTGAGACATCAGCTATCCCGAAATTTCCTGTTAAAGAATTTGCAGAAATAAACGATGAGAAATTTTCAGGACAAATGCTTGGCTTGATGAAATCAATGAGTTCATTATTAACAGTGTCTACACTTGAAATAGCTAATCCTACGTTTAGAACCTTATTAGCTCAAAGTGTGCCAGATTACATTGATATGGCCTATGACCTCTTTTTGTTTCAAAATCAACATAATTTTTATCCTGTAACCGTCAACATAGATACTGTTCAGGCTCTTGTAAAAAACTATTCTTCAATCCCCTCCTCCCAATTAAAGTAA
- a CDS encoding transposase: protein MSNHHSNEYREYVAKMVVEEGRKVTELAYELEIPYSTIMRWVKKLKEAKNADKSVEYITPSDLNKLKKQHEKELKSLQEENEILKKAMHIFTKKQE from the coding sequence ATGAGTAATCATCACTCGAACGAATATCGAGAGTATGTAGCTAAGATGGTCGTTGAAGAAGGTAGGAAAGTGACAGAACTAGCCTATGAGTTAGAGATCCCTTACTCGACTATTATGCGATGGGTAAAAAAGTTAAAAGAGGCGAAAAATGCTGACAAATCTGTTGAGTATATTACTCCTTCAGACCTAAACAAATTGAAGAAACAGCATGAAAAAGAATTAAAATCTCTTCAAGAGGAGAATGAAATTTTAAAAAAGGCGATGCACATCTTCACGAAAAAGCAGGAGTAA
- a CDS encoding SIMPL domain-containing protein, whose protein sequence is MYSYPLQQRQTKIFKGKETIQVTGSFTIKVEPDAAIAFMGVLTSNKELQVAQQENSVIAQRILHSLYKNGIEEKDIQTSTYQIYPQYDYVDGKQLFKGYDVRQVFRVQITDLNQVGKIIDDAVNSGANIVERIEFSLLDIRVPYLKALAKAYDVAYEKAKILAQSSGQTLQPSPINIKEIPDMSSPQPTGKVLAYSTESSTPIATGQIGVVARVQVDYLFS, encoded by the coding sequence GTGTATTCGTATCCCCTTCAACAGAGACAAACTAAAATATTTAAAGGCAAAGAAACGATCCAAGTAACTGGTAGTTTTACAATAAAGGTTGAGCCTGATGCTGCTATTGCTTTCATGGGGGTCTTAACATCCAATAAAGAATTACAAGTAGCACAGCAAGAAAACTCAGTAATTGCACAACGTATTCTACATTCTCTCTATAAAAACGGGATCGAGGAGAAGGACATCCAAACGTCTACTTATCAGATTTATCCGCAATATGATTATGTGGACGGAAAACAACTATTCAAAGGGTATGATGTTCGACAAGTCTTTCGAGTGCAAATAACTGATCTAAACCAAGTAGGAAAAATCATTGACGATGCAGTCAATAGCGGCGCGAATATTGTAGAACGAATTGAATTTTCACTTTTGGATATCCGAGTTCCTTACCTAAAAGCACTTGCCAAAGCGTACGATGTAGCTTACGAAAAGGCCAAGATTTTAGCCCAGTCATCAGGACAGACACTTCAACCTTCACCCATCAATATTAAAGAGATTCCTGATATGAGTTCACCGCAACCCACTGGTAAGGTGTTAGCTTATAGCACAGAAAGCTCAACCCCCATCGCAACTGGTCAAATTGGTGTTGTCGCAAGAGTACAAGTAGATTATTTATTCAGTTAA
- a CDS encoding IS3 family transposase: MYLASIMDLFSRKIVGWSQGISMKKELVLEALRMAQTTRRPGKGLIHHSDRGSQYCSNEYVEELTQSGAKISMSRKGDPYDNACIESFHATIKKELIYRRRFQTKEEAMRVINHYITSRYNEKRKHSKLGYLPPNNFEREYQLSILESIS, from the coding sequence GTGTATCTTGCTTCCATTATGGACTTGTTTTCACGAAAAATTGTTGGATGGAGCCAAGGAATTTCAATGAAAAAAGAACTTGTTTTAGAAGCATTGCGAATGGCTCAAACAACGAGACGACCAGGTAAGGGATTGATCCATCATTCTGACCGTGGCTCCCAATATTGTTCTAATGAATACGTAGAGGAATTAACTCAGAGTGGGGCTAAAATTAGTATGAGTCGAAAAGGAGATCCATATGATAACGCTTGCATCGAATCGTTCCACGCGACCATAAAGAAAGAGCTTATCTATCGGCGTAGATTTCAAACAAAAGAAGAAGCGATGAGGGTTATCAATCATTATATTACAAGTAGGTACAATGAGAAGAGGAAGCATTCTAAGCTGGGATATTTGCCGCCAAATAACTTTGAGCGAGAGTATCAACTTTCGATCCTAGAATCAATCTCATAA
- a CDS encoding response regulator transcription factor, with amino-acid sequence MRKIMIVEDEATIARVLAAYLKKAEFEVEIASSGKEAIQRFSIFQPNVILLDIMMTGADGFDVLKYVRTISSCPVIMLTALSDTEYKLKGFSQGADDYITKPFVAEEVVARVQAILRRAKALSDDHLGLFGALKVDFQSRQLFLSNERLELTPKDTSLLLFLIEHSSQVFTREQLIDRVWGMDYEGSDRAVDLAIKRIRKSLVGWSKSEGEIKTIRGVGYQFCVY; translated from the coding sequence ATGAGGAAAATCATGATTGTAGAGGATGAAGCAACCATTGCAAGAGTATTAGCCGCGTATCTTAAAAAAGCAGAATTTGAGGTGGAAATCGCTTCTAGTGGGAAGGAAGCGATTCAGCGTTTCTCCATCTTTCAGCCAAATGTTATCTTGCTCGATATCATGATGACGGGTGCTGATGGATTTGACGTACTTAAATATGTGAGAACGATAAGTAGTTGTCCAGTGATTATGTTAACAGCATTATCGGATACGGAGTATAAATTAAAAGGGTTCTCTCAAGGTGCAGATGATTATATTACAAAGCCGTTTGTGGCAGAGGAAGTGGTTGCGCGTGTTCAGGCTATTTTACGAAGAGCTAAGGCACTCAGTGACGATCACTTAGGACTTTTTGGAGCATTAAAAGTAGATTTTCAATCTCGTCAGTTGTTTTTATCTAATGAACGCCTGGAGTTAACGCCTAAAGATACTAGTCTATTGCTATTTCTAATTGAGCATTCATCACAGGTCTTTACGAGAGAGCAATTAATAGACCGCGTATGGGGGATGGATTACGAGGGGAGTGATCGTGCAGTTGATTTAGCCATAAAGCGGATACGAAAATCATTAGTAGGTTGGAGCAAGAGTGAAGGTGAAATCAAAACGATAAGAGGGGTAGGCTATCAGTTCTGTGTTTACTAA
- a CDS encoding cupin, with the protein MEIYQFTKETGKKIKKFNSDFIMSHITQTQKTAHIGCIHLDPNGVIGYHQAVVAQLLLIVNGEGLVKGETGEFIKVHSGEAVFWEKDEWHETKTDTRLTAIVIESEELTTSSLMPLLK; encoded by the coding sequence ATGGAAATTTATCAATTTACAAAAGAAACAGGTAAGAAAATCAAGAAATTTAATTCCGATTTTATAATGTCGCATATTACCCAAACTCAAAAAACAGCTCATATAGGATGTATTCACTTAGATCCAAATGGAGTAATCGGTTATCATCAAGCAGTAGTAGCTCAGCTTCTGTTAATTGTTAACGGAGAAGGATTGGTTAAAGGTGAAACAGGTGAATTCATTAAAGTACATAGTGGCGAAGCAGTATTTTGGGAGAAAGACGAGTGGCACGAAACCAAAACCGATACTAGATTAACCGCAATTGTTATAGAAAGCGAAGAGTTAACCACCTCATCATTAATGCCTTTATTGAAATAG
- a CDS encoding YciI family protein — MTEKQQFVYVLKLIPRLLKEDQWKESDQEIVEEHFHTLKKMQQDGQLILAGRTLQMDETTFGLVIFEANSMTDAKMMMKNDPAVKKGIMTAEIFPYRVALMRN, encoded by the coding sequence ATGACAGAGAAACAACAATTTGTATATGTTTTAAAACTTATTCCAAGACTATTAAAGGAGGATCAGTGGAAAGAGAGCGATCAAGAAATAGTGGAAGAACATTTTCATACTCTCAAAAAAATGCAACAAGACGGTCAATTGATCCTGGCGGGAAGAACTTTGCAAATGGATGAAACTACGTTTGGGTTAGTAATATTTGAAGCTAACAGCATGACGGATGCCAAAATGATGATGAAAAATGATCCCGCCGTCAAAAAAGGTATAATGACAGCGGAAATCTTTCCTTATAGAGTAGCCCTCATGAGAAATTAA
- a CDS encoding NCS2 family permease, translating to MFKLNKNHTTAKTEVLAGVTTFLTMAYIVIINPIILADAGVPFQAVFMATIISAVIGTLWMGLAANYPIAIAPGMGLNAYFTYSVVLANDDITYEIAFAAVFFAGLLFVLLSLTTLREKLIEAIPDNLKYGISAGIGLFIAFIGLRLTNIIVADPNNLVRLGDLHDSSVILTLIGLAATLILMVLRVNGALFIGMILTSIIAYFTGDLSFNNGFVAAPSMPELLITNPISAIGDVFSHGLYAVVFSFLLVTIFDTTGTMVGVAQQAGLMKGKSLPRARQALLADSMATTVGAMFGTSPTTAYIESSSGVAAGGRTGLTSVTVAGLFVLAAFFSPLVGSLSGIAAITAPALIIVGSLMMGSMAKINWNDLDEAFPAFIIILSMPLTSSIATGIAFGFISYPILKVVKGQWRIVHPLVYVFALLFLIQLIYLPH from the coding sequence ATGTTTAAATTAAATAAAAATCACACGACAGCAAAAACAGAAGTACTTGCTGGTGTCACCACCTTTTTAACAATGGCTTATATTGTGATTATTAACCCGATCATTCTTGCAGATGCAGGCGTTCCATTTCAGGCTGTGTTCATGGCGACGATCATTTCTGCTGTCATCGGCACATTATGGATGGGACTAGCAGCGAATTATCCGATTGCCATTGCCCCGGGTATGGGACTTAATGCATATTTTACTTATTCTGTTGTACTAGCCAATGACGATATTACGTACGAGATTGCTTTTGCTGCTGTCTTTTTTGCCGGTCTATTGTTTGTGCTATTGTCGCTGACAACACTACGTGAAAAATTAATTGAAGCGATACCTGACAATTTAAAATATGGTATTTCAGCTGGAATCGGTCTATTTATTGCTTTTATAGGGTTAAGGTTAACAAACATTATTGTTGCTGACCCTAACAACTTAGTTCGTTTAGGAGATTTACATGACTCATCTGTTATTTTAACACTCATCGGCTTGGCCGCAACGTTAATCTTAATGGTCTTGAGAGTGAATGGTGCTTTATTTATTGGAATGATACTCACTTCAATTATTGCATACTTTACAGGAGATCTTTCCTTTAATAATGGTTTTGTTGCTGCTCCTTCTATGCCTGAACTTCTCATAACCAACCCTATTTCTGCCATCGGTGATGTGTTTAGTCATGGATTATATGCCGTCGTTTTTTCATTCTTACTGGTAACGATATTTGATACAACTGGAACGATGGTTGGAGTCGCTCAACAAGCAGGATTAATGAAAGGGAAATCACTCCCTCGTGCCCGTCAAGCTCTATTGGCGGATTCTATGGCCACTACAGTTGGCGCAATGTTCGGCACAAGTCCTACAACAGCTTACATTGAATCTTCATCTGGAGTCGCTGCAGGAGGAAGAACAGGATTAACGTCGGTTACAGTTGCAGGATTGTTTGTTCTAGCAGCTTTCTTTAGTCCTTTGGTAGGCTCACTCTCTGGTATCGCTGCGATTACTGCGCCAGCCTTGATTATTGTCGGTAGCTTAATGATGGGAAGTATGGCAAAAATCAACTGGAATGACCTTGATGAGGCTTTTCCTGCGTTTATTATCATCCTTAGCATGCCACTTACTTCTAGCATTGCAACTGGAATTGCGTTTGGATTTATTTCCTATCCAATTCTTAAAGTTGTCAAAGGACAGTGGCGAATCGTTCATCCTTTAGTATATGTGTTTGCCCTCTTATTCTTGATTCAACTCATTTATTTACCTCATTAA
- a CDS encoding sensor histidine kinase yields the protein MLRYWTTRYLLTLVVGIIGLGLFSGYIVHRNAVVNQLDLSTLLAEEIADRLVDDSGRIQYTPFIPKLIEERVRIFNSSDSITVFLKGENEKIIPLVKMKRTASKEILATISNLPVRKDTYIEEVNLPTERKIYFISVPLIVEDEAVGSVVVLNSSPSMIKFFEQFRFVLGALLLMALLGWGVIYLLTKRLVAPIADVAKSAMEMKEGHYPSSVEHQNVKEKEISDLILSFNEMSVKLQALETLRKELLAGVTHELKTPVTAISALLQAIQDEVVEEEEKAEFVMMSYKETEKLQRMIEDLLDFNTFSSGVMTVDTHKLHLPTLIAEWVKQWRIMYRGKGITFTIDQIGEVVAFGDELRVHQILTNLINNSVHAMPLGGEIIIRLLTEGEEAIFEVKDMGEGIPVQEQPYIFERFYRGKRKKNKIRGLGLGLSFSELLANAQRGSLSLLTSNENGSVFRFSLPVSANGMRRTYE from the coding sequence TTGTTGCGCTACTGGACAACTCGCTATTTGTTGACTCTTGTGGTGGGTATCATAGGATTAGGACTTTTTTCCGGATATATTGTTCATCGAAATGCAGTGGTAAATCAGCTGGATTTATCTACCCTTTTAGCGGAAGAAATAGCGGATCGTTTGGTAGATGATTCGGGTCGTATACAGTACACTCCTTTTATACCGAAACTGATTGAAGAGAGAGTTCGAATTTTTAACTCTTCAGATTCTATCACGGTTTTTCTCAAAGGTGAAAATGAGAAAATCATTCCACTTGTGAAAATGAAGCGTACAGCTTCTAAGGAAATCCTTGCGACCATTTCAAATTTACCCGTTCGAAAGGACACCTATATAGAGGAAGTCAATCTGCCTACGGAAAGGAAAATATACTTTATTAGCGTACCCTTAATAGTAGAAGATGAAGCTGTGGGATCAGTCGTTGTCCTCAATTCGTCACCTTCTATGATAAAGTTTTTCGAGCAATTTCGCTTCGTTTTAGGTGCGTTATTATTAATGGCACTATTAGGATGGGGCGTCATTTATTTATTAACGAAACGTCTAGTAGCACCGATAGCAGATGTTGCTAAATCAGCTATGGAGATGAAAGAAGGTCATTACCCGTCTTCTGTAGAACATCAAAACGTAAAAGAGAAAGAAATTTCAGATCTCATTTTATCGTTTAATGAAATGTCTGTAAAACTTCAGGCACTTGAAACACTTCGCAAAGAACTATTGGCTGGTGTGACACACGAATTAAAAACGCCTGTAACAGCGATCAGTGCTTTACTTCAAGCTATTCAGGATGAGGTGGTAGAAGAAGAGGAAAAAGCTGAGTTTGTCATGATGAGTTATAAAGAAACGGAAAAATTGCAGCGAATGATTGAAGATTTACTTGATTTTAATACATTTTCATCAGGTGTGATGACGGTCGATACACATAAACTTCATCTCCCTACTCTAATTGCAGAATGGGTAAAACAGTGGAGAATCATGTATAGAGGAAAAGGTATTACCTTCACCATAGATCAAATAGGGGAGGTGGTAGCGTTTGGAGACGAGCTTCGTGTCCACCAAATATTGACAAACTTAATCAACAACAGTGTTCACGCAATGCCTTTGGGTGGTGAAATTATCATCCGGCTTCTTACAGAAGGTGAGGAAGCAATTTTTGAAGTGAAAGATATGGGAGAAGGAATTCCTGTCCAAGAACAACCGTATATTTTTGAGCGATTTTATCGTGGAAAACGGAAAAAAAACAAGATTCGGGGATTAGGATTAGGGCTAAGTTTTAGTGAACTTTTAGCCAATGCACAACGTGGATCATTGTCATTGCTAACTAGCAATGAAAACGGATCGGTTTTTCGCTTTTCACTTCCTGTTAGTGCAAATGGTATGAGGAGAACGTATGAATAA
- a CDS encoding MBL fold metallo-hydrolase, with protein sequence MSIQIFPVMIRSVGVKMKICTFLVDNLLIDTGPISARKKLIPIFKEHSIEKVILTHHHEDHTGNAKWIQDHLQKPIYIHPNGKELCEKKTSLPIYRAFFWGNRPSFSPFELPNVIHSENYSFQVVHTPGHADDHICLVDEEKQICFTGDLYLHHSPLSMFKFESIPQIMASLNELLKYSFKDIYCSHRGELKNGRKDLIRKLHYLEELSYNIASQYKAGYSVSEIRGNLFPKNTLFQYVSLFENSPTHIVHSVLTQSLSHEKTC encoded by the coding sequence ATGAGTATTCAAATATTTCCTGTAATGATTCGATCCGTAGGAGTGAAGATGAAAATCTGCACATTTCTTGTGGACAACTTGCTAATTGACACAGGTCCAATTTCAGCTAGAAAAAAATTAATTCCTATTTTTAAGGAACACTCTATTGAAAAAGTGATTCTAACTCACCATCATGAAGACCACACTGGTAATGCCAAATGGATTCAAGACCATTTACAAAAACCGATTTATATACATCCGAATGGGAAAGAGCTCTGTGAAAAAAAGACCTCACTCCCAATTTATCGAGCTTTTTTTTGGGGGAATAGACCATCTTTTTCACCATTTGAACTTCCAAATGTAATACACTCGGAAAATTACTCTTTTCAGGTTGTTCATACTCCGGGTCATGCGGACGACCACATCTGTTTAGTAGATGAAGAAAAGCAAATTTGTTTCACCGGCGATTTGTATTTACATCATAGTCCTCTCAGTATGTTTAAATTTGAATCGATTCCACAGATTATGGCTTCTCTGAATGAATTGTTAAAGTATTCATTTAAGGATATTTATTGTTCTCACCGAGGAGAACTGAAAAATGGACGGAAAGATTTGATTCGGAAGCTGCACTACTTAGAAGAATTATCTTACAATATAGCCTCACAATATAAAGCTGGTTACAGTGTTTCAGAAATAAGGGGAAATCTTTTTCCAAAGAATACATTATTTCAATATGTATCACTATTTGAAAACTCGCCAACACATATTGTTCACTCTGTCCTTACACAATCCCTATCACATGAGAAAACATGCTGA
- a CDS encoding L-lactate dehydrogenase — translation MINKNKVALIGTGFVGSSYAFAMLNQGVAQEMVLIDVNKEKADGDARDLSHGLAFASPMKIYAGTYEDCSDADLVVITAGASQQPGETRLDLVDKNIKIFKSIVSEVMKSGFDGIFLIATNPVDILTYATWKFSGLPKERVIGSGTILDTARLRYLLGDYFKVDTRNVHAYIMGEHGDTEFPVWSHARVGVSPLTEQVEQTPDQLMADLDDIFINVRDAAYHIIERKGATYYGIAMGLVRITKAILHNENCILTVSALLEGQYDEEDLYIGVPAVINRDGIQKVIELSLSEDEKKKFKHSSHVLKDILKKSF, via the coding sequence ATGATTAATAAAAATAAAGTAGCCTTAATTGGAACTGGCTTTGTTGGCTCAAGCTATGCATTTGCTATGTTAAATCAAGGCGTCGCACAAGAAATGGTTCTTATCGATGTAAATAAAGAAAAAGCAGATGGTGATGCTCGTGATTTAAGTCATGGTTTGGCTTTTGCTTCACCGATGAAAATATATGCAGGTACTTATGAAGATTGCTCTGATGCCGATTTAGTCGTTATTACAGCTGGAGCAAGTCAACAACCTGGCGAAACTCGTTTAGATTTAGTGGATAAAAACATTAAGATATTTAAATCTATCGTTTCAGAAGTCATGAAGAGCGGATTTGACGGCATTTTCTTAATTGCCACCAACCCTGTTGACATTTTAACTTACGCTACTTGGAAGTTTTCAGGATTACCTAAAGAAAGAGTGATTGGGTCTGGAACTATTTTAGACACTGCACGACTTAGATATTTATTAGGAGACTATTTCAAAGTAGATACGCGAAATGTCCATGCCTATATCATGGGGGAGCATGGAGATACAGAATTTCCAGTTTGGAGCCACGCTCGAGTTGGAGTTAGTCCCTTAACTGAACAAGTGGAGCAAACTCCTGATCAATTAATGGCAGATCTAGATGATATCTTTATTAACGTTCGCGATGCAGCATACCACATTATTGAGAGAAAAGGTGCCACCTATTATGGGATTGCTATGGGCTTAGTTCGTATCACTAAAGCCATTCTCCATAATGAAAACTGTATTTTAACAGTCTCTGCTCTTCTAGAAGGTCAATATGACGAAGAAGATTTATATATCGGAGTGCCGGCCGTTATTAACCGGGACGGAATACAAAAAGTCATTGAATTATCGCTCAGTGAAGATGAAAAGAAAAAATTCAAGCATTCTTCACACGTATTAAAAGACATTCTAAAAAAATCATTTTAA
- a CDS encoding M20/M25/M40 family metallo-hydrolase: protein MFQHLTGKLESEQVEFLTRTLVSLKSYNSTVGETDKALFIQQLIGSFPYFKEHPMEVWAQNIPADPFGRKNIFARVKGKTRKTILFHAHIDTVGTEDYGSLQDMAHHPEFLQKFFVDFDGDEGLKLEAMSGKWLFGRGALDMQSGIAVHLVNLLHFSEQKEKLNGDVLFLFNADEESQHRGVLSAIHELYEMKQNGTKFIAGLNNDFISPMYEGDTQKYIYTGAAGKVLPCFYIYGREAHVGDVLQSIDPTHIAANIISEINHNLALTEKIDGEFILPPTCLYLKETKEEYNVQTPVSAKLYFNYFVYEKAASEILNDLKWRTSFICTTYEKVAKERFEVFRQKQGFPETDLNWSVHVVTLNEFIEELTSKGVDVDAVMEVAYRLNHEQGKDERELAFQLVEALQQCDPDRSPRVILFYAPPYLPHNYLDKDNEFGSKVKKVLEDTLEQLSDHYDEKFVLKRFFPYLADGSFLSIPGSEKDIQAFKKNMPMMDVLYPLPTQKIKELNIPSINLGVYGKDGHKWTERVYKPYTFEVLPKLIRTVAMELLKIKCEGVE, encoded by the coding sequence ATGTTTCAACATTTAACTGGAAAATTGGAGTCAGAGCAAGTAGAATTTCTAACACGAACGTTAGTTTCACTAAAAAGCTACAATAGTACAGTAGGCGAAACAGACAAAGCGCTCTTTATTCAACAACTCATTGGATCTTTTCCGTATTTTAAAGAACATCCAATGGAAGTGTGGGCCCAAAACATACCTGCTGATCCTTTTGGGCGAAAGAATATTTTTGCTCGAGTGAAAGGGAAAACAAGAAAAACCATTTTATTTCATGCCCATATCGATACAGTTGGAACAGAGGATTATGGTTCTTTGCAAGATATGGCTCATCATCCAGAATTTTTGCAAAAGTTTTTTGTCGATTTCGATGGGGATGAAGGATTAAAGTTGGAAGCAATGTCAGGGAAATGGCTCTTTGGACGTGGGGCATTAGATATGCAAAGTGGAATTGCTGTTCATCTCGTAAATTTGCTCCATTTTAGTGAGCAAAAAGAAAAGCTTAATGGAGATGTGTTGTTTTTATTTAATGCGGATGAAGAGAGTCAACATCGAGGGGTACTGAGTGCAATCCACGAGTTATATGAAATGAAACAAAACGGAACCAAGTTTATAGCAGGACTAAATAACGACTTTATTTCACCCATGTATGAAGGAGACACACAAAAATATATATACACCGGAGCGGCAGGGAAAGTGTTACCTTGTTTCTATATATATGGGCGCGAGGCACATGTAGGAGATGTTTTACAAAGCATAGACCCCACTCATATTGCCGCTAATATCATATCAGAAATTAATCACAATTTAGCGTTAACAGAGAAAATCGATGGAGAGTTTATTCTCCCACCAACCTGTTTATATCTGAAAGAAACAAAAGAAGAATACAATGTTCAAACACCTGTGAGTGCAAAACTGTATTTTAATTATTTTGTTTATGAGAAAGCCGCAAGTGAAATCTTGAATGATTTAAAATGGAGAACGTCTTTTATCTGCACAACGTATGAAAAAGTAGCTAAGGAAAGATTTGAAGTTTTTCGCCAGAAGCAAGGTTTCCCGGAAACAGATCTTAATTGGAGTGTTCATGTTGTAACGTTGAATGAATTTATTGAGGAGTTAACATCTAAGGGTGTAGATGTAGATGCAGTAATGGAAGTAGCTTACCGTCTTAATCATGAACAAGGGAAAGATGAACGAGAATTAGCTTTCCAACTAGTTGAAGCCTTACAACAATGCGACCCAGATAGATCACCTCGAGTGATTTTGTTTTATGCCCCTCCTTATCTTCCACATAATTATTTGGATAAAGACAATGAATTTGGAAGCAAAGTAAAAAAGGTATTGGAGGATACGCTAGAACAACTTTCGGACCATTATGACGAAAAATTTGTTCTAAAACGATTTTTCCCCTATTTGGCCGATGGAAGCTTTCTATCTATTCCTGGATCTGAAAAGGATATTCAAGCATTTAAAAAAAATATGCCAATGATGGATGTATTGTATCCACTCCCTACTCAAAAAATTAAAGAACTAAATATTCCATCGATTAACTTAGGTGTATATGGAAAGGATGGACATAAATGGACTGAGCGCGTATATAAACCATATACATTTGAAGTACTCCCGAAATTGATTAGAACTGTAGCGATGGAATTGTTGAAAATAAAGTGCGAAGGTGTAGAATAA
- a CDS encoding GNAT family N-acetyltransferase → MGDKRFTIKDLTGEEIQTVHKLYDQGSFVHQWDVDSLDKAYVYHCFTVGDLPSNGTRAQFVIQVIGMKETGRIVGFLTKDYRYPMSGTFNINYLYIDKKYHKQGLGQEVVTELLSVLKRIKNSEVRANDEIKIG, encoded by the coding sequence GTGGGAGACAAAAGGTTCACAATTAAAGACCTAACTGGAGAAGAAATTCAAACTGTTCATAAGTTATATGACCAAGGGAGTTTTGTTCACCAATGGGATGTCGATAGCTTAGATAAAGCGTATGTATATCATTGTTTTACCGTTGGTGACTTACCGTCTAATGGAACCAGAGCCCAATTTGTAATTCAAGTTATAGGAATGAAGGAAACTGGCCGCATTGTTGGGTTTCTTACTAAAGATTACAGATATCCAATGTCTGGAACATTCAATATTAACTACCTGTATATTGACAAAAAGTATCACAAACAAGGACTGGGACAAGAAGTGGTTACTGAATTGTTAAGCGTGTTGAAACGGATTAAAAATAGTGAAGTGCGGGCAAATGATGAAATAAAAATAGGGTAG
- a CDS encoding IS3 family transposase — protein sequence MCKVLEASTSGYYKWVDRQTQEETEKEKKKKELKQKICKSFHESQGTYGSPRVYDDLIEWGYQVSQKTVARYMQEIGLRATPLEKYVVTTDSDHDLTIYPNLVKRQIDVDIPNTVWVADITYIRTLKG from the coding sequence ATGTGCAAGGTACTGGAGGCATCAACAAGCGGTTACTATAAATGGGTCGATCGACAAACTCAGGAAGAGACAGAAAAAGAAAAGAAGAAAAAGGAACTGAAACAAAAAATTTGTAAGTCTTTTCATGAGAGTCAAGGAACTTACGGTAGCCCAAGAGTATATGATGATTTAATTGAGTGGGGCTACCAAGTCTCCCAAAAAACCGTAGCTCGGTATATGCAGGAAATAGGGTTGAGAGCGACTCCATTAGAGAAATACGTTGTTACTACAGACTCAGATCATGATTTAACGATCTATCCTAATTTAGTGAAGAGACAGATCGATGTAGATATTCCAAATACGGTTTGGGTAGCTGATATTACATATATCCGAACATTGAAGGGATAG